From a single Wolbachia endosymbiont of Oedothorax gibbosus genomic region:
- a CDS encoding IS110 family transposase, translating to MITFIDQNQDLAKKYISITSIPGISKITALTLICYLPEFGTLQEKQISSLVGLAPFNRDSGFSRGKRCIQGGRSQIRKVLHMCILSAQKVNSYIKPFFTRLYNQYKKPYKLLPLLL from the coding sequence ATGATTACATTTATCGATCAAAACCAAGACCTTGCAAAAAAATACATATCAATAACCAGTATACCAGGTATAAGTAAAATCACAGCCCTAACTTTGATCTGCTATTTACCTGAATTTGGAACTCTTCAAGAAAAACAAATATCTAGCCTTGTCGGACTTGCGCCTTTTAATCGAGATAGTGGTTTTAGTAGAGGAAAAAGGTGCATTCAGGGAGGTAGATCACAAATCAGGAAAGTTTTACACATGTGTATTCTCAGTGCACAAAAAGTTAATTCTTATATCAAACCTTTCTTTACTAGATTATATAATCAATATAAAAAGCCATATAAATTGCTTCCACTGCTGCTATGA
- the ltrA gene encoding group II intron reverse transcriptase/maturase → MNKTKSFDIPKQLIWKAYKQVSKNRGAAGVDEVSITKFEENLKDNLYKLWNRMSSGSYFPEPVKAVAIPKDTGGQRTLCVPSVFDRIGQTAATMYLEPLVEQEFHEDSYGYRPNKSALDAVSTACKRCWRSDWTIDLDISGFFDNLDHVLALQTIKKHTDCKWVILYVERWMKAPIQLADGSKVVRNKGVPQGGSVSPIISNIFMHHAFDMWMRQNYPTIPFERYVDDAMVHCKTQRQAKFIKDKIEERLAEFKLKLHPEKTQIVYCKDDNRRDEFPIQSFDFLGYTFRPRLAKNNKIGNYFVSFLPAISNKAKKKINQTIRSWKIRRQTYTTLEKISKKINPIVRGWYQYYGRFYKSEMYPSLRNVEWHLVGWVRAKYKKLRNHGRLAKQFLAKVRKRSPNIFYHWTLGLGSKG, encoded by the coding sequence ATGAATAAAACAAAATCTTTTGACATACCAAAGCAACTGATTTGGAAAGCTTATAAACAAGTATCCAAAAACAGAGGTGCGGCAGGTGTAGATGAGGTCTCGATAACAAAGTTTGAAGAAAATCTAAAAGATAATCTATACAAACTGTGGAATCGGATGTCATCCGGAAGTTATTTTCCAGAACCAGTAAAAGCTGTTGCGATACCAAAAGATACAGGAGGACAAAGAACTTTATGTGTTCCTTCAGTATTCGACAGGATAGGGCAAACAGCAGCTACTATGTATCTCGAACCGTTAGTAGAGCAGGAATTTCACGAAGATTCGTATGGTTATAGACCAAACAAGTCTGCACTGGATGCGGTAAGTACAGCGTGTAAGAGATGTTGGAGAAGTGATTGGACGATAGATCTTGATATTTCTGGATTTTTCGACAATCTGGATCATGTGTTAGCACTGCAAACTATCAAGAAGCATACAGATTGCAAGTGGGTCATACTGTACGTGGAAAGGTGGATGAAAGCCCCGATTCAACTAGCAGATGGCAGTAAGGTAGTTAGGAATAAGGGAGTTCCACAAGGAGGTTCTGTAAGCCCAATCATTTCTAACATATTTATGCATCATGCATTTGATATGTGGATGAGGCAAAACTACCCAACAATACCATTTGAGAGATATGTAGATGATGCAATGGTGCACTGTAAAACCCAGAGACAGGCAAAATTCATAAAAGACAAGATCGAAGAAAGATTGGCTGAGTTTAAGCTAAAATTACATCCTGAAAAGACACAAATAGTGTACTGTAAGGATGACAATAGGAGAGATGAGTTTCCAATACAGAGCTTTGACTTTCTGGGTTACACGTTCAGACCTAGACTGGCAAAGAACAATAAAATAGGAAACTATTTTGTCTCATTTCTACCTGCAATTAGCAACAAAGCCAAGAAGAAGATCAACCAAACCATAAGGTCATGGAAAATACGTAGGCAAACATATACAACACTAGAGAAAATATCAAAGAAAATAAATCCTATAGTCCGAGGCTGGTATCAGTACTATGGCAGGTTTTATAAATCAGAGATGTATCCATCTCTCAGAAATGTAGAGTGGCACCTAGTAGGATGGGTCAGAGCCAAATATAAGAAACTTCGAAATCATGGAAGACTAGCAAAGCAATTTCTAGCAAAAGTGAGAAAGAGGTCTCCAAATATTTTCTATCACTGGACACTAGGATTGGGATCAAAAGGCTGA
- a CDS encoding DEAD/DEAH box helicase, with product MTIYGRTWWGKKWLQSFDGIDYDNRLPRGRTCANTGRAFGIKINGHIVTAKVHSSGSYPYRGSKPQPYKVKIILNELSSSEQQTIRQIIETSPAILAKLINRQLSASLFDKLNDLGIKLFPSNWQEMNASCSCPDWAMPCKHIAAVIYLIAAEIDKNPFMIFNIHNCDLLSLIDDFGGGKLENAQNILKTDDIFKACSKIRIHNQTILNDIDLSTIPNLFDCISSILTDNPLFFEKNFHNILQIAYKHWQKYPTGRLVYYPASKKELSEEELFIKRWGKIQNWQTFQLFINDQHYLTQVSNGTTNLFMLSRNVLQDMARFLNDIPNSLLHRLNPELRFMHMISQFAHMLMEKSALIPQVLQNKKGEVIIRWIPALFNESVKEIHSKMSSICPPLLIKYQEIAMEPEEQVNVAISLILLGYIKDNFPAPLDKHGDKDIFGLFFTGRPYKFTEFSNKEIPQAINLWLSRLYLADKPYKLYLMIKDYNEKFELEVQLSPDDEKSFIKLEKALSNQNVKLSILSDLALLSEYIPELEKSIDDNSTLSFNLDNFAPLFLHILPVLRAIGIKVILPKSLQKILKPQLSLNLSTKDKIKEDRESFLTLENLLKFDWKIAIGDKKISITEFKKLLKDSRGLVHIIDHYVLLDDKEVEALLKKLDKLPDYLSQAELMQAALTGEVNEAKVAFDQQLTDLFNKLNTYTPVTTPNNLIAQLRPYQERGFSWLVQNIESGFGSIIADDMGLGKTVQVIAAILYCKNAGFLNRDRVLIVAPTSILSNWQREMERFAPELKLFIYHGQNRELVSDYDVAITSYGLARRDKKELNKIRWFLLVIDEAQNIKNPNTEQTKAIKAIEATHKIAMSGTPVENRLLEYWSIFDFINKSYLGTPKQFKSSFATPIEKERDKICLERFMKITSPFMLRRLKSDKSIIQDLPDKIENNRYCSLTSEQTALYQKVVDTTMEKIEKSEGIERKGLIFKLINALKQICNHPSQFGKKKRASIEQSGKMQMLEEILISIGEVAEKSLIFTQYTEMGEIIARLLEERFESKVPFLHGGLSRKARDEMVNDFQNSFQSNILIVSLKAGGTGLNLTAANHVIHYDLWWNPAVEAQATDRAYRIGQERNVMVYRLLSTGTFEERIDEMIQSKKELANLTISSGESWITEFNNDQLRDLVNIKNAL from the coding sequence ATGACTATTTATGGAAGAACATGGTGGGGTAAGAAGTGGCTACAGTCTTTTGACGGAATAGATTATGATAACCGTCTTCCACGTGGCAGAACTTGTGCTAATACTGGTCGAGCTTTTGGTATTAAAATTAATGGTCACATAGTTACAGCTAAAGTTCATAGCTCAGGATCTTACCCATATCGTGGTTCAAAACCTCAACCATATAAAGTCAAAATTATACTCAATGAATTAAGTTCATCAGAACAACAGACCATTCGTCAAATTATTGAAACTTCACCAGCTATATTAGCTAAATTGATAAATAGACAATTATCAGCCAGCTTGTTTGATAAGCTTAATGATCTTGGGATTAAATTATTTCCTTCAAATTGGCAGGAGATGAATGCAAGTTGTAGTTGTCCTGATTGGGCTATGCCTTGTAAACATATTGCTGCTGTAATTTATCTTATTGCGGCGGAAATTGATAAAAACCCCTTCATGATTTTTAATATTCATAATTGTGATTTATTATCGCTCATTGATGATTTTGGAGGTGGAAAATTAGAAAATGCTCAAAACATTTTAAAGACTGATGATATATTTAAGGCATGTTCTAAAATTAGAATACATAACCAAACAATTTTAAATGATATTGATTTATCAACTATTCCTAACCTTTTTGATTGTATCAGTAGTATTTTAACAGATAATCCACTTTTTTTTGAAAAAAACTTTCATAATATTTTACAGATAGCTTATAAGCACTGGCAAAAGTATCCTACAGGAAGGTTAGTGTACTATCCAGCTTCTAAGAAGGAACTATCGGAAGAGGAGCTATTTATTAAAAGATGGGGAAAAATTCAGAATTGGCAAACATTTCAACTATTCATTAATGATCAGCATTACCTTACTCAAGTGAGCAATGGTACAACTAATTTATTTATGCTAAGTAGAAATGTATTGCAAGATATGGCACGATTTTTAAACGACATTCCTAATTCGTTACTTCACAGGCTTAATCCTGAACTTCGCTTCATGCATATGATTTCACAGTTTGCACATATGCTGATGGAAAAGTCAGCGCTAATACCACAAGTATTACAAAACAAAAAAGGAGAAGTAATAATTAGGTGGATTCCGGCGTTGTTTAATGAATCAGTTAAGGAAATTCATAGCAAGATGTCATCTATTTGTCCGCCTCTATTGATTAAATATCAAGAAATCGCTATGGAACCAGAGGAACAAGTAAATGTTGCTATCTCTCTCATCCTTTTAGGGTATATAAAAGATAACTTTCCTGCACCTCTGGATAAGCATGGAGATAAAGACATCTTTGGATTATTCTTTACTGGAAGACCATACAAGTTTACTGAGTTTAGCAACAAGGAAATACCGCAAGCGATTAATCTCTGGCTTTCACGTCTTTATTTAGCAGATAAACCTTACAAACTCTATCTAATGATAAAAGATTACAATGAAAAATTTGAACTTGAGGTACAGTTATCACCAGATGATGAGAAGTCATTCATAAAGCTGGAAAAAGCACTTTCTAATCAAAACGTAAAGCTTAGTATTTTATCTGATCTTGCACTTTTGTCTGAATATATACCTGAACTAGAAAAGTCGATTGACGATAATAGCACATTATCATTTAATTTAGATAATTTTGCACCATTATTTTTACATATCTTGCCTGTACTAAGAGCAATAGGTATCAAAGTTATTTTGCCGAAATCTTTACAAAAAATCTTAAAACCACAATTAAGTCTTAATTTGTCTACTAAAGATAAAATAAAAGAAGATCGCGAAAGCTTTTTAACTCTTGAAAATTTATTAAAATTTGATTGGAAAATAGCAATAGGTGATAAAAAAATAAGCATTACAGAATTTAAAAAGTTACTAAAAGATTCTCGTGGGCTTGTGCACATTATTGATCATTATGTGCTTTTAGATGATAAAGAGGTAGAGGCTTTATTAAAAAAACTTGATAAATTGCCTGATTATTTGAGTCAAGCAGAACTCATGCAAGCTGCCCTGACAGGTGAAGTGAATGAGGCTAAAGTAGCATTTGATCAGCAGCTTACAGACTTATTTAATAAACTTAATACTTACACACCTGTTACTACACCAAATAATCTAATAGCACAACTGCGCCCATATCAAGAACGAGGGTTTAGTTGGCTTGTACAGAATATAGAAAGTGGGTTTGGTAGCATAATTGCTGATGATATGGGTCTTGGTAAGACTGTACAAGTTATTGCAGCTATTTTATATTGTAAAAATGCAGGATTTTTAAATCGGGATAGAGTTTTGATAGTAGCTCCAACAAGCATATTAAGTAATTGGCAACGAGAGATGGAACGTTTTGCACCAGAATTAAAGCTTTTCATCTATCATGGACAAAATCGAGAATTAGTAAGTGATTACGATGTAGCCATAACATCTTATGGTCTTGCACGTCGTGATAAAAAAGAACTCAACAAAATAAGATGGTTTTTGCTCGTGATTGATGAAGCACAAAATATAAAAAATCCTAATACCGAACAAACCAAAGCAATTAAAGCTATTGAGGCAACACATAAAATAGCAATGAGTGGTACACCTGTTGAGAATAGGTTACTTGAGTATTGGAGCATTTTTGATTTTATCAATAAATCTTATCTTGGTACTCCTAAGCAGTTTAAAAGCAGCTTTGCAACACCAATTGAAAAAGAAAGAGATAAAATTTGTCTAGAAAGGTTTATGAAAATCACTAGCCCTTTTATGTTACGTAGGCTTAAGAGTGATAAAAGCATTATTCAGGATTTACCAGATAAAATTGAGAATAATCGTTATTGTTCCCTCACTTCAGAGCAAACAGCTCTTTATCAAAAGGTTGTTGATACAACTATGGAGAAAATAGAAAAAAGTGAAGGGATTGAACGTAAGGGACTAATCTTTAAACTTATCAATGCTTTAAAGCAAATTTGTAACCATCCATCACAATTTGGCAAGAAAAAGCGTGCGAGTATTGAACAATCCGGTAAAATGCAGATGCTTGAGGAAATATTGATTAGTATTGGTGAAGTTGCAGAAAAATCATTGATATTTACTCAATACACTGAAATGGGTGAGATTATAGCTAGGCTACTTGAAGAAAGGTTTGAATCAAAAGTGCCATTTTTACATGGAGGACTGTCCCGTAAAGCACGAGACGAAATGGTTAATGATTTTCAAAATTCATTCCAATCAAATATTCTTATAGTATCTTTAAAAGCTGGTGGAACAGGGCTTAATTTAACAGCGGCAAACCATGTAATACATTATGATTTATGGTGGAATCCAGCAGTGGAAGCACAAGCAACAGATCGGGCCTATCGTATCGGGCAAGAACGTAATGTTATGGTGTACAGGCTACTTTCAACAGGTACATTTGAAGAGCGTATTGATGAGATGATTCAAAGTAAGAAAGAATTAGCAAACCTAACTATAAGTAGTGGCGAGAGTTGGATTACAGAATTTAACAATGATCAATTAAGAGATTTAGTTAATATAAAAAATGCACTATAA
- a CDS encoding IS982 family transposase, producing the protein MKKDITELYCCVEDFCRAVDDNFANRFLSNGKKPTRVPEIAHSEILTIILLYHKSPCKNFKAFYLCYLQLFYRSEFSKLPSYHRFIALKPRVLWYLALLLQWFCEQAKMTGISYIDSTSIAVCHRKRISRNKVFKGLAELGKNTYGWFFGFKLHVVINEIGEIQGVTLTRGNVDDRKPVPTLTKKLTGLLFGDKGYIKKELFEKLFDRGLKLVTKVKKGMKNALISLKEKILLGKRSIVETVFGCLKNKFELEHTRHRSTVNFLVHIFSTLISYSMQSKKPCISQLYFVG; encoded by the coding sequence ATGAAGAAAGATATTACAGAACTGTACTGTTGCGTCGAGGATTTTTGTCGTGCGGTAGATGATAATTTTGCAAATAGGTTCTTATCAAACGGCAAAAAACCAACCAGAGTACCAGAAATAGCGCACTCAGAAATTCTAACCATAATCCTATTATACCATAAATCACCATGTAAAAACTTCAAGGCTTTTTATCTTTGTTATCTTCAGTTATTCTATAGATCAGAGTTTTCAAAGCTGCCTTCATATCACAGATTTATTGCCTTAAAGCCGCGAGTTTTGTGGTATTTAGCATTACTTTTGCAATGGTTTTGTGAACAAGCAAAAATGACCGGGATTTCCTACATAGATTCTACTTCAATAGCAGTATGCCATCGAAAAAGAATCTCAAGAAATAAGGTTTTCAAAGGATTAGCAGAGTTAGGAAAGAATACTTACGGCTGGTTTTTTGGTTTTAAATTACATGTAGTAATCAATGAAATAGGTGAAATTCAAGGTGTTACGCTAACCAGAGGTAACGTCGATGACAGAAAACCTGTACCAACTCTAACCAAAAAACTAACTGGACTTTTGTTTGGAGATAAGGGCTATATAAAGAAAGAGCTCTTTGAGAAACTATTCGATAGAGGTCTAAAACTCGTCACTAAAGTGAAAAAAGGTATGAAAAATGCACTGATTTCGCTGAAAGAGAAGATTTTACTAGGGAAAAGATCGATTGTTGAAACGGTTTTTGGCTGCCTAAAAAACAAATTTGAACTTGAGCACACTCGGCATAGATCCACAGTAAATTTCTTGGTACATATTTTTTCTACCCTCATTTCTTATTCAATGCAATCGAAAAAGCCCTGTATTTCTCAGCTTTACTTCGTTGGTTAA
- a CDS encoding IS5 family transposase (programmed frameshift) codes for MRNLYPSDISREQFEKIRSILESSRKKTKPRKLDLYDVFCAVLYVLKSACQWRMLPKDFPKWRSCYEYFKKWSEKPSEDTESTLERVLKKLVGETRISNGRKERTSFCIIDAQSVKNADTAENKGYDAGKKISGIKRHIAVDTQGLPHAIYVTTAEATDRSSAMKMVENAKEKLSEVKNILVDAGYTGENFATQIKATIGSTVEVIKRSELHTFVVLPKRWVVERSFAWLEKCRRLWKNCERKLNTSLQMVVLAFTSLLLKRL; via the exons ATGAGAAATTTATACCCAAGTGACATAAGTCGAGAACAATTTGAAAAAATCAGATCAATTCTGGAGAGTAGTAGGAAGAAAACAAAACCAAGAAAACTTGATTTGTATGATGTATTTTGTGCAGTGCTGTACGTCCTAAAAAGTGCCTGTCAGTGGAGAATGCTGCCAAAAGATTTTCCAAAATGGCGAAGTTGTTACGAATATTTTAAAAAATGGAGTGAAAAACCAAGCGAAGATACAGAAAGTACTTTGGAGCGTGTATTA AAAAAATTAGTTGGAGAGACACGTATCAGCAATGGTCGGAAAGAAAGAACTAGTTTTTGTATAATTGATGCTCAGAGCGTAAAAAATGCAGATACTGCTGAAAATAAGGGCTACGATGCAGGTAAAAAAATTTCAGGAATAAAGCGCCATATTGCAGTAGATACACAAGGTTTACCACACGCGATTTATGTAACAACGGCAGAAGCAACCGACCGCAGCAGTGCCATGAAAATGGTCGAAAATGCTAAAGAAAAACTCTCTGAAGTTAAAAATATACTTGTTGATGCAGGCTACACTGGAGAAAATTTTGCAACACAAATAAAAGCAACTATTGGTTCGACGGTCGAAGTAATAAAGCGAAGTGAATTACACACCTTTGTTGTACTGCCAAAGAGATGGGTTGTTGAGCGCTCTTTTGCTTGGTTGGAAAAATGTAGGCGTTTGTGGAAAAATTGCGAGCGGAAACTCAACACTAGCTTACAAATGGTCGTTCTTGCTTTCACTTCTTTACTCCTTAAAAGATTATGA
- a CDS encoding lipase family protein, whose amino-acid sequence MNDGKQYRHAGYVFIKDNEITIVYRGSRNGFDYMKDAEMILTSSGELLPEGGKIHSGFYSLFKDSWESVYKILKGYANDQQLEIKDFKINLTGHSMGGAIATIAALCLSVREGAEDLHVATFASPRVFDSAAAEVYEERLGKKTIRVVNQSDFIPSLPLGSMGYKHVGERLVITSRCSLQRAHLLDIYRNLIANIEPDQFKSDNSVSIYYYPSYLVTALYNVFTAPSYLILNTHSNGAEQYFKQVKNKHKDASLSEMMKYSGSSNEQKVVIYEDSEPGEDGFITFHTLDNLFAMMLSLPRHVRGEGLKVNLHGTAFFVNNNYYLSGDTISLRLLKTLIDNYPGSLALMKKEKKSNKLNGGSSSTAAISTLAIAEVSSTNSSLGDHSNSNVQIAVQSDENQQMNAEKAGSSNTPGIPEQILVPSNEKELVASTGYGMGDVITKTGNAGDLRVATLGTQQVVPHGSAKIFNKFYKKNATGLSVEFIAGNISEIVQKFLNAGISQVVVSTSTGSSVSLDFNDISKASQGGLQKIAKALMDLFTRGESNSRTVNAITNFSTVKTPALEQENNTHGNDQQPSDSVSNIQSDDVEVSSAATNDQSTSIISNNGIDNVQQEPTMVLNGSEENASDLSIGDDVTKNDTESLVNQASVSSKNTGPGPGHEAEKSNSSLQDIQHNAGQPTNNSGKNDTTSQNTKSSKLPFIAASALAIAGVATGIAIAVYLEMLAVGIAVGACCLIAATIIYYCNRPSNLVEPPASCNGPSNLLEGSNVKPPASASIV is encoded by the coding sequence GTGAATGATGGTAAACAATATCGACATGCTGGTTACGTTTTTATAAAAGATAACGAAATAACTATAGTTTACCGCGGTAGTCGCAATGGGTTTGACTACATGAAAGATGCTGAAATGATTTTGACTAGTTCAGGTGAGCTTTTGCCTGAAGGTGGAAAAATCCATTCAGGTTTTTACTCTTTATTTAAAGATTCTTGGGAAAGTGTTTACAAGATATTAAAAGGATATGCTAATGATCAACAGTTAGAAATTAAAGATTTTAAAATTAACCTTACAGGTCATAGTATGGGAGGTGCTATTGCCACCATAGCTGCTCTATGTTTAAGTGTAAGAGAGGGTGCAGAAGATTTGCATGTTGCAACTTTTGCTTCTCCAAGGGTTTTCGATTCTGCTGCTGCTGAGGTTTATGAAGAGCGCCTTGGAAAGAAAACTATTAGAGTAGTTAATCAATCAGATTTCATACCTTCATTACCGCTTGGTTCTATGGGTTATAAGCACGTGGGTGAACGATTAGTAATAACTAGTCGTTGTTCTTTACAGCGTGCCCATCTATTAGACATATATCGCAATCTTATTGCAAATATCGAACCTGACCAATTTAAGTCTGATAATAGTGTATCTATATACTATTATCCTTCTTACCTTGTTACAGCATTGTATAATGTATTCACTGCACCAAGTTACCTCATTCTAAATACCCATTCAAATGGTGCTGAACAATATTTTAAACAAGTAAAGAACAAACATAAAGATGCTTCACTTTCTGAAATGATGAAATATTCTGGATCTAGTAATGAACAGAAAGTAGTAATTTATGAGGATTCTGAACCTGGTGAAGACGGGTTTATAACCTTTCACACACTTGATAACTTGTTTGCCATGATGCTATCTTTACCTAGACATGTAAGAGGTGAAGGGTTAAAAGTTAACCTTCATGGTACTGCTTTTTTTGTTAACAATAATTATTATCTCAGTGGAGACACTATTAGTCTGAGGCTATTGAAAACCTTAATTGATAACTATCCAGGAAGCTTGGCACTTATGAAGAAAGAGAAAAAGAGTAATAAACTTAATGGAGGTTCTTCTTCTACCGCAGCTATCTCAACGTTAGCAATAGCTGAAGTTTCTTCAACGAATTCATCTTTAGGTGATCATAGCAATAGTAATGTACAAATCGCAGTGCAGAGTGATGAGAATCAGCAAATGAATGCTGAAAAAGCTGGTAGCAGTAACACTCCAGGAATTCCTGAACAAATACTTGTACCAAGTAATGAAAAAGAGCTTGTAGCAAGTACAGGTTACGGTATGGGAGATGTCATTACCAAAACAGGAAATGCAGGAGATTTGCGTGTTGCAACTTTGGGTACTCAACAGGTTGTTCCTCATGGTAGTGCTAAAATTTTTAACAAGTTTTATAAAAAGAATGCTACTGGGCTTTCAGTCGAGTTTATTGCTGGTAATATTAGTGAGATAGTACAGAAGTTTCTTAACGCTGGGATATCACAAGTCGTAGTTTCTACCTCCACTGGTAGTTCCGTATCCTTGGATTTTAATGATATTAGTAAAGCAAGTCAAGGAGGACTTCAAAAAATAGCAAAAGCACTTATGGACTTGTTTACAAGAGGTGAATCTAATAGTAGAACTGTCAATGCTATTACTAATTTTTCTACTGTTAAAACACCAGCCTTAGAACAAGAAAATAATACTCATGGCAACGATCAACAACCAAGTGATTCTGTTTCTAATATTCAAAGTGATGATGTAGAAGTTAGTAGTGCTGCTACAAATGATCAATCAACCTCTATTATCAGTAACAATGGTATTGATAATGTTCAACAAGAACCTACTATGGTTTTAAATGGATCAGAAGAAAATGCTTCAGATCTATCAATTGGAGATGATGTTACTAAAAATGATACTGAATCATTAGTAAATCAAGCTTCTGTAAGTAGTAAAAATACTGGTCCTGGACCAGGTCATGAAGCTGAAAAAAGTAACAGCAGTCTACAAGACATACAACATAACGCTGGTCAGCCTACTAACAACTCAGGGAAAAACGATACTACTTCACAAAATACAAAAAGTAGTAAGCTGCCTTTTATAGCTGCTTCTGCACTGGCAATAGCTGGAGTTGCTACAGGGATAGCTATTGCAGTTTACTTAGAAATGTTAGCAGTGGGGATAGCAGTTGGAGCTTGTTGTCTAATTGCAGCTACAATCATATATTACTGTAACAGACCTTCAAATTTAGTTGAACCTCCAGCTAGTTGCAATGGGCCTTCAAATTTACTTGAGGGTAGTAATGTTAAACCTCCAGCTAGTGCATCCATTGTATAA
- a CDS encoding reverse transcriptase/maturase family protein, whose product MRKAETILNIIRERGQRNLPVKNVYRLLYQRDLYLQAYGKLCRNKGAMTEGVTAETVNGMSLEKIDKIIEDLRYERYRWIPVKRIYILKKSGKRRPLGLPTWSNKLLQEVIRLILEAYYESKFSECSHGFRPKRGCHTALKAVTQKGRGTKWFIEGDLRACYDSIDHTILLKILSESFQDNRFIQLINRLLKAGYMENWKYNKSHSGVPQGSIIGPILSNILLDRLDKHVEHTLIPANNRGKRRRTNPKYLRLTKQVSMMRKQGNWEQVRQLRQLVQSMPSKDSCDQNYRRLWYVRYADDVLVGFAGPKNEAEQIKNEIARFLNEELKLMLNEDKTLITHACDSKANFLGYEIHVLHADDKHDHRTQRCINGSVGLRVPHHIKQKKCSEYMRCGKPIHLPQRTIDTAYSIVAQYQTEYRGIVQYYKMAYNLHTLSYLKYVMEVSLVKTLASKYKTTCRKIYRKFGAMIENDEGEKRKVIQIRVDRLPSKIPLITHFGAVSLKWNKWVSISDNLIPIWNKRSEIEQRLLAQTCELCKSQEQIEVHHVRKLADLRSKSNVELPEWKKRMIERQRKTLVVCHECHKKIQYGKYDGDSLKR is encoded by the coding sequence ATGCGGAAAGCTGAAACAATACTTAACATTATACGTGAACGCGGACAAAGAAATCTGCCGGTTAAAAACGTATATCGCCTACTTTATCAGCGTGATCTTTACCTTCAAGCGTATGGTAAACTTTGTCGTAATAAAGGTGCTATGACAGAAGGTGTAACTGCTGAAACAGTTAATGGTATGTCTTTGGAGAAAATTGATAAAATCATAGAGGATTTACGCTATGAACGATATCGATGGATACCAGTAAAACGTATCTACATTTTAAAGAAGAGCGGTAAACGAAGGCCGTTAGGATTGCCAACATGGTCAAACAAGTTACTTCAAGAAGTAATCCGATTAATATTGGAAGCCTATTATGAGTCTAAATTTAGTGAGTGTTCACATGGATTCCGGCCAAAGCGTGGATGCCATACTGCATTAAAAGCAGTAACGCAAAAAGGCAGAGGTACAAAATGGTTTATAGAAGGGGATCTCAGAGCATGTTATGACTCAATTGATCATACCATATTGTTAAAAATACTGAGTGAAAGCTTTCAAGACAACCGTTTTATCCAACTAATCAATCGACTGCTAAAAGCAGGATATATGGAAAATTGGAAGTACAATAAGAGTCACAGTGGAGTACCACAGGGCTCTATTATTGGTCCAATTCTGAGTAACATATTACTCGATCGGTTAGATAAACATGTGGAACATACATTAATACCAGCAAATAACCGAGGTAAGCGAAGAAGGACAAACCCAAAATATTTAAGGTTAACCAAGCAAGTATCGATGATGAGAAAACAAGGGAATTGGGAGCAAGTAAGGCAACTGCGCCAATTAGTGCAGAGTATGCCATCTAAGGACTCTTGTGATCAAAATTATCGACGTCTTTGGTATGTTAGGTATGCTGATGATGTTCTGGTAGGGTTTGCAGGACCAAAAAATGAAGCTGAACAAATTAAAAATGAGATTGCTAGATTCCTCAATGAGGAGCTCAAACTTATGCTTAATGAAGATAAAACGCTTATTACACACGCATGTGATAGCAAAGCCAATTTTTTGGGTTATGAAATACACGTCTTGCATGCAGATGATAAACATGATCATCGGACACAGCGGTGTATTAACGGTAGTGTTGGCTTACGTGTACCACACCATATAAAGCAGAAAAAGTGTTCTGAATATATGCGTTGTGGAAAGCCTATACATTTACCTCAACGTACAATTGATACAGCTTACAGTATTGTTGCTCAGTATCAAACTGAATATCGAGGAATTGTACAATACTACAAAATGGCCTACAACCTTCACACACTAAGTTATCTGAAGTATGTGATGGAAGTATCATTAGTAAAGACTTTAGCATCTAAATACAAAACAACTTGCAGGAAAATTTATAGAAAATTTGGTGCGATGATTGAAAACGATGAAGGTGAAAAACGAAAAGTCATCCAAATCAGAGTAGATCGTTTACCATCAAAGATACCATTAATTACACACTTTGGTGCTGTGTCGCTAAAATGGAATAAATGGGTAAGCATAAGTGATAACCTTATACCAATATGGAATAAGCGTAGTGAAATAGAGCAAAGACTATTGGCACAAACTTGTGAATTATGTAAATCACAAGAGCAGATTGAGGTACACCATGTACGTAAACTTGCTGATCTACGAAGTAAGAGTAATGTTGAACTACCTGAATGGAAGAAAAGAATGATTGAACGACAGAGAAAAACTCTTGTTGTTTGTCATGAATGCCATAAGAAAATCCAATATGGGAAATATGATGGTGATTCCTTAAAACGTTAG